In a single window of the Prevotella melaninogenica genome:
- a CDS encoding RHS repeat domain-containing protein, which produces MYWDEDNRLMVLSDNGKTSRYTYNAAGERIMKSYGTMEGVYINGAPQGITFHETDNFTLYPASILSVNKNRFTKHYFIGDKRVASRIGTGLFNNVYGRNGSYVTAGQQDYAERMNQIQRQKEAYYKQQGIAPGVPTMKGAYGDPENTKRGYNSIIDTLGNHDVPQGWIQTPRPNTTPNTNPGPPVSWNDPSNPDDPQAGYGYIPNDTTKEETFFYHSDHLGSTSYITDDKGNITQYDAYLPYGELLIDEHSSSEDLPYKFNGKEFDEETGLYYYGARYMNPVTSLWYGVDPQIEKMPKDGSYSYCFGNPIKLIDPNGERPTEEEAARISAHVYGTEKVTLTGGWHLSKYNKTISGITLRDKDSGFKSAIYERTYKGKTEYVYATAGTDFTEMNDWKNNIKQIIGKSEQYDISMRNAEKISQVIGNSELTFTGHSLGGGLAAANAYKTGRSAMTFNAAWVSPFTIFNRKFPRIDAYINWQDELHKVQRSVGLRADGFPHYRFNRRAILGHSIQNFYRTDIELMKDEIKAKNELYQRMYIDSFHGFPQ; this is translated from the coding sequence ATGTACTGGGACGAGGATAATCGGTTGATGGTTCTTTCTGATAATGGCAAGACAAGTCGATATACTTACAACGCTGCTGGTGAACGTATCATGAAGAGTTACGGAACGATGGAGGGTGTGTATATCAATGGTGCACCACAGGGTATTACCTTCCACGAGACAGACAACTTCACACTTTATCCTGCAAGTATCCTCTCTGTCAACAAGAACAGATTTACGAAGCATTACTTCATTGGTGACAAACGAGTTGCTTCAAGGATAGGAACAGGTCTGTTCAACAACGTTTATGGACGTAATGGCTCATACGTAACGGCTGGTCAGCAGGACTATGCTGAACGTATGAACCAAATCCAACGTCAGAAGGAAGCGTATTACAAGCAGCAGGGCATTGCCCCTGGTGTACCTACAATGAAGGGTGCGTATGGTGATCCAGAGAATACCAAGCGAGGATATAACTCTATCATTGACACACTCGGTAACCACGATGTGCCACAGGGTTGGATTCAGACTCCACGCCCCAACACCACACCGAATACTAACCCCGGTCCACCTGTAAGCTGGAATGACCCGAGCAACCCTGATGACCCACAGGCTGGTTATGGCTATATTCCTAATGACACAACGAAGGAGGAAACCTTCTTCTATCACAGTGACCACCTCGGCTCAACATCTTACATCACCGATGATAAGGGTAACATCACACAGTATGATGCTTACCTGCCGTATGGTGAGCTGTTGATTGACGAGCATAGCAGCTCCGAAGACCTGCCATATAAGTTCAATGGCAAAGAGTTCGATGAAGAAACAGGTCTGTACTATTACGGTGCAAGATACATGAACCCAGTCACGAGTCTGTGGTATGGGGTGGATCCACAAATAGAAAAAATGCCAAAAGATGGTTCTTATTCATATTGTTTTGGGAATCCCATTAAACTGATAGACCCTAATGGAGAAAGACCGACAGAAGAAGAGGCTGCTAGAATTTCTGCACATGTTTATGGTACAGAGAAAGTAACCTTGACAGGTGGCTGGCATCTATCGAAATATAATAAGACAATTAGTGGTATTACTTTGAGAGATAAAGATTCTGGTTTTAAGTCTGCAATATACGAAAGGACTTATAAAGGGAAGACGGAATATGTTTATGCTACTGCAGGAACAGATTTTACTGAAATGAACGATTGGAAAAATAATATAAAGCAGATTATCGGAAAGTCAGAGCAGTATGATATTTCCATGAGGAATGCGGAAAAGATATCCCAAGTGATTGGTAACTCCGAACTTACATTTACGGGGCACAGTTTAGGTGGGGGGCTAGCAGCAGCTAATGCATATAAAACAGGACGTAGTGCCATGACATTTAATGCTGCATGGGTAAGTCCATTTACTATTTTCAATAGAAAGTTTCCAAGAATTGATGCTTATATAAACTGGCAAGATGAACTTCATAAGGTTCAGCGGTCAGTTGGGCTCCGTGCAGATGGTTTTCCACACTATAGATTCAATAGAAGGGCGATTCTAGGGCATAGCATCCAAAATTTTTATCGGACTGACATTGAATTAATGAAAGATGAGATAAAAGCTAAAAATGAGTTATACCAACGTATGTACATAGACTCCTTTCATGGTTTCCCACAATAA
- a CDS encoding ankyrin repeat domain-containing protein → MLGDDFRLYKYTPAWSLAKAVEDEDTTEISKQVLQMHISVDYRDPKYKQTLLMLATRTNKIESVKKLLELGADPNAHNDSTKYFGQSAVLLACRFTRPSSKILALLLKYGGNPNSTACGVQENGLGEIVPMREFALSAAVFSSFEKVKLLVDAGANINYETTTESCAIENCMIHGRMDIMLYLLQKGAEYRRKFTEIDLDKPDYSTFEVDILYKLRKCIYPIGSKEYTDKMKVVNFLKKKGLDYWKSPIPSGMYGVIMRDIAPKNKADFNYYIKHY, encoded by the coding sequence ATGTTAGGAGATGATTTTAGGTTGTATAAATATACGCCTGCATGGTCTTTAGCAAAGGCTGTTGAGGATGAAGATACTACAGAAATTTCTAAACAAGTTTTACAGATGCATATTTCTGTAGATTATCGAGATCCAAAGTACAAGCAGACTCTTTTGATGTTAGCAACACGTACTAATAAAATAGAATCCGTTAAAAAATTATTAGAGCTGGGAGCTGATCCTAATGCACATAATGACTCCACTAAATACTTTGGACAAAGTGCTGTGTTACTAGCTTGTCGCTTTACTAGACCCTCAAGTAAAATACTTGCTTTATTACTGAAATATGGAGGAAATCCAAATTCAACAGCTTGTGGAGTTCAGGAGAATGGTTTGGGAGAGATTGTACCAATGAGAGAATTTGCTTTAAGTGCTGCTGTTTTTTCCTCCTTTGAGAAAGTTAAATTATTAGTTGATGCAGGAGCAAACATTAATTATGAAACAACTACTGAAAGTTGTGCAATAGAAAATTGTATGATTCATGGTAGGATGGATATTATGTTATATCTTCTGCAAAAAGGAGCAGAGTATCGCAGAAAGTTTACAGAAATAGACTTGGATAAGCCTGATTATTCCACTTTTGAAGTAGACATTCTATATAAACTACGTAAATGCATATATCCAATTGGTTCTAAAGAATATACAGACAAAATGAAAGTCGTTAATTTCTTGAAGAAAAAGGGATTAGATTATTGGAAATCACCAATTCCAAGTGGAATGTATGGGGTTATAATGCGTGATATAGCTCCTAAAAATAAAGCAGACTTCAATTATTATATAAAACATTATTAA